A section of the Streptomyces sp. V3I8 genome encodes:
- a CDS encoding MarR family transcriptional regulator, producing the protein MTSPSPRPQRREVARVTSEAAELLEVLWGRASTAPVSASQLRVLFILEHNEGINLRTLAEALGSTPPSASRLCDRLQAVGFVERRPGTTSRRELRLHLSRRGRTFLDDLRARRERALQSVLEQMPAVGRAQLLEGLVAFCAAAAGEIHEDGTAAGARTA; encoded by the coding sequence GTGACTTCCCCCTCCCCGCGTCCGCAGCGCCGCGAAGTGGCGCGAGTGACCTCGGAGGCGGCGGAGCTGCTCGAGGTCCTGTGGGGGCGCGCCTCGACGGCGCCCGTCTCGGCGTCCCAGCTGCGGGTGCTGTTCATCCTCGAGCACAACGAAGGCATCAACCTGCGCACCCTCGCCGAGGCCCTGGGGTCCACGCCCCCGTCGGCCAGCAGGCTGTGCGACCGCCTGCAGGCCGTGGGGTTCGTCGAACGCAGGCCCGGGACGACGAGCCGCCGCGAACTGCGGCTGCACCTCAGCCGCCGCGGGCGTACGTTCCTGGACGACCTGCGCGCCCGCCGTGAGCGGGCGCTGCAGTCCGTGCTGGAGCAGATGCCCGCGGTCGGGCGCGCGCAGCTGCTGGAGGGCCTGGTGGCGTTCTGCGCCGCCGCGGCGGGGGAGATCCACGAGGACGGCACGGCCGCCGGCGCCAGGACCGCCTGA
- a CDS encoding SpoIIE family protein phosphatase codes for MSLSEQRPEQADDASRAEADSPAPPSAAGAVVDAGDLPADGRSILNAPYPVGKLAATVERLRHEVRAAQAEADGRALIELAKGILVERLGCGPAQAARQLAELAEQAKVTRLELAVDVINQSARDRLSDVTGAFLAGAQGGEGPPAVRPEAGRSAAVRLREAESGALAAPDTQAVADSLFHHALTPLGAVAVAIWTARSDGALTLAGSAGFSPAEADRWHYVPPGVTTVARTCLTERAGQWIGSLSASGLPSIGQHQHPDGGRAALPAGTGGRVHGVLEVVWAAPLPPQSPQVVRQVEALAELCAHTLETYAFVHDGETAGEPRVLPDAAELVDLADGLHDPALVLVPYTDGGQLVDFHIHHVNSHFLDPAGRPRGLVSGALLLEAYPMAAGESELFQRVERVYATGEPFRAQRMNLTALVDQVPLAAVADISISRHGGSVLLIWRIEDETARLASLLQHAQRLGRIGGFEENLLTGEITWNGQLFSLYGRSPASGPVPLEELALHAHPDDAVAIGRFLRTLLHHRRAASAAFRLQRPDEVTRHIRVVAEPVLDADGRPFVVRGAYQDISAQHWTEVALAATRDQLAHSEQQAAERNRLTLQLQHAIMPPTQAPLRAPGLDVAVRYRPAETEQLVGGDWYDAVVLPSGMVLLCVGDVAGHGMEAATSMVVLRNALRGLAVTGAGPGQLLSWLNSVAHHLSGSITATAVCGVYDPGTRTLRWARAGHLPPVLVRDAEAVSLPLVKGLLLGAVPEVTYAEDEVQLAADDTLLMYTDGLIERRDRTMEESMTQLLTTVRAAPCTLDQQLDRLLTYSRSDTDDDTCIIGIRVS; via the coding sequence GTGAGCCTTTCCGAACAGCGCCCCGAGCAGGCCGACGACGCGTCGCGCGCCGAGGCCGACTCCCCCGCCCCGCCGTCCGCCGCCGGCGCCGTCGTGGACGCCGGGGACCTGCCGGCGGACGGGCGGAGCATCCTGAACGCCCCCTACCCGGTGGGGAAACTGGCCGCCACGGTGGAACGCCTGCGCCACGAGGTGCGGGCGGCGCAGGCCGAGGCCGACGGGCGGGCCCTCATCGAACTCGCCAAGGGCATCCTGGTCGAGCGGCTGGGATGCGGGCCCGCCCAGGCCGCCCGCCAGCTCGCCGAACTGGCCGAGCAGGCCAAGGTGACCCGGCTCGAACTGGCCGTCGACGTCATCAACCAGTCCGCCCGCGACCGGCTGTCCGACGTCACCGGCGCCTTCCTGGCCGGCGCGCAGGGCGGCGAGGGCCCGCCGGCCGTCCGCCCGGAGGCCGGGCGCTCGGCCGCGGTGCGCCTGCGGGAGGCCGAGAGCGGCGCCCTGGCGGCCCCCGACACCCAGGCCGTCGCCGACTCCCTCTTCCACCACGCGCTGACCCCGCTCGGCGCGGTGGCCGTGGCCATCTGGACCGCGCGGTCCGACGGTGCCCTCACGCTGGCGGGCAGCGCCGGGTTCTCTCCCGCGGAGGCGGACCGCTGGCACTACGTACCGCCCGGCGTCACGACGGTCGCCCGTACGTGCCTCACCGAGCGTGCGGGACAGTGGATCGGTTCGCTCTCCGCGTCCGGCCTGCCCTCCATCGGCCAGCACCAGCACCCCGACGGAGGCAGGGCCGCGCTGCCCGCCGGTACCGGAGGCCGCGTCCACGGCGTCCTGGAGGTCGTCTGGGCCGCTCCCCTGCCGCCCCAGTCGCCCCAGGTGGTCCGCCAGGTGGAGGCGTTGGCGGAACTGTGCGCCCACACGCTGGAGACGTACGCCTTCGTGCACGACGGTGAGACCGCCGGCGAGCCGCGTGTGCTGCCGGACGCCGCCGAGCTGGTGGACCTGGCCGACGGACTGCACGACCCCGCGCTGGTCCTCGTCCCGTACACCGACGGCGGACAGCTCGTGGACTTCCACATCCACCACGTCAACAGTCACTTCCTCGACCCGGCCGGCCGCCCGCGCGGTCTCGTCAGCGGGGCCCTGCTCCTCGAGGCCTACCCGATGGCCGCCGGGGAGAGCGAACTGTTCCAGCGGGTCGAGCGCGTCTACGCCACCGGGGAGCCGTTCCGCGCGCAGCGCATGAACCTCACGGCCCTCGTCGACCAGGTGCCGCTGGCGGCCGTGGCCGACATCAGCATCAGCCGGCACGGCGGCAGCGTGCTGCTGATATGGCGCATCGAGGACGAGACGGCGCGGCTGGCGAGCCTCCTCCAGCACGCCCAGCGTCTGGGCCGTATCGGCGGCTTCGAGGAGAACCTGCTCACGGGCGAGATCACCTGGAACGGCCAGCTCTTCAGTCTGTACGGCCGCTCGCCGGCGAGCGGCCCGGTGCCGCTGGAGGAGCTGGCGCTGCACGCGCACCCGGACGACGCCGTCGCCATCGGCCGCTTCCTGCGCACACTGCTCCACCACCGGCGGGCGGCGTCCGCGGCTTTCCGGCTGCAGCGCCCCGACGAGGTGACCCGGCACATCCGGGTGGTGGCGGAGCCCGTGCTCGACGCCGACGGCCGGCCGTTCGTGGTGCGCGGTGCCTACCAGGACATCTCGGCGCAGCACTGGACGGAGGTCGCGCTGGCCGCCACGCGTGACCAGCTCGCGCACTCCGAGCAGCAGGCGGCCGAGCGCAACCGGCTGACGCTGCAGCTGCAGCACGCCATCATGCCCCCGACCCAGGCACCTCTGCGGGCGCCGGGGCTCGACGTGGCCGTCCGCTACCGGCCCGCCGAGACCGAGCAGCTGGTGGGCGGCGACTGGTACGACGCGGTCGTCCTGCCGTCCGGCATGGTCCTCCTGTGCGTGGGCGACGTGGCGGGGCACGGCATGGAGGCGGCGACGAGCATGGTCGTGCTCCGCAACGCCCTGCGGGGTCTCGCGGTGACGGGCGCGGGCCCCGGCCAGCTGCTGTCCTGGCTCAACAGCGTGGCGCACCACCTGTCGGGCTCCATCACCGCCACCGCGGTCTGCGGCGTCTACGATCCGGGCACCCGTACATTGCGCTGGGCCAGGGCGGGGCATCTGCCCCCCGTGCTGGTGCGGGACGCGGAGGCGGTGTCCCTGCCTCTCGTCAAGGGTCTGCTGCTGGGCGCCGTGCCCGAGGTCACGTACGCCGAGGACGAGGTGCAGCTGGCGGCCGACGACACCCTGCTGATGTACACGGACGGCCTGATCGAGCGGCGGGACCGCACCATGGAGGAGTCCATGACCCAGCTGCTGACCACCGTCCGGGCGGCGCCGTGCACGCTCGACCAGCAACTGGACCGGCTGCTCACCTACAGCAGGTCGGACACCGACGACGACACCTGCATCATCGGGATCCGGGTGTCGTAG
- a CDS encoding STAS domain-containing protein — MSIAQNPLSVEVALLREDTVLLTAEGHLDIDTATGLQHHLANQFQHGRRHFLLDLSAVPFMDSSGMNIIIRAYQQTRELGGSVHIISPTPAVRRILDLTGVSITVPVSDGVDDALALVDKQQGDHA; from the coding sequence GTGTCCATAGCCCAGAATCCGTTGTCCGTCGAGGTCGCCCTGCTTCGCGAGGACACCGTCCTGCTCACGGCCGAAGGACACCTGGACATCGACACCGCGACCGGGCTCCAGCACCATCTGGCGAACCAGTTCCAGCACGGCCGCCGGCACTTCCTGCTGGACCTCTCGGCCGTCCCCTTCATGGACTCCTCCGGCATGAACATCATCATCAGGGCCTACCAGCAGACCCGGGAGCTGGGCGGCAGCGTGCACATCATCTCGCCGACGCCGGCCGTGCGACGGATCCTGGACCTCACGGGCGTGAGCATCACCGTGCCGGTGTCGGACGGCGTCGACGACGCGCTCGCCCTCGTGGACAAGCAGCAGGGCGATCACGCCTGA
- a CDS encoding PP2C family protein-serine/threonine phosphatase gives MNRFVAAERALRSAAPHQLLDAVREVLCGRYAAEEVELFMADYGLTLLQPVSTLPYTLAPLPVHTGPAGRAFVSQEPVPENCPGGSVRVHLPVTVRGDRLGVLSVTLPSADTAADCTAELAEVAEVLGHEVIVAERDTDLYLQARRKDRLTLAAEMQWQLLPARSCARPEYALGAQLEPAYAVFGDNFDWSATADHLALYITNGMGEGIEASLLTSLGVNALRNARRAGLPLADQAALADQAVYAHYRGDAHLSVLMLDLQLSTGRLQVVDAGSPRMLRLRDRTVTAVDFEEQLPLGMFEETDYFVQEFAVEPGDRLVFVSDGVHAVAAPGGEKYGEHALARAVTATSLVPAAEVPGAVLRELTGHRGGPDPDDDALVACLDWFGGRPAP, from the coding sequence GTGAACAGATTCGTGGCAGCCGAGCGCGCGCTGCGCTCCGCTGCTCCGCACCAACTGCTGGACGCCGTCCGGGAGGTGCTGTGCGGCCGGTACGCGGCCGAAGAGGTCGAACTCTTCATGGCCGACTACGGACTGACCCTCCTGCAGCCCGTGTCCACGCTGCCGTACACCCTGGCCCCGCTGCCCGTGCACACCGGTCCGGCCGGACGGGCCTTCGTCTCCCAGGAACCGGTCCCCGAGAACTGCCCCGGTGGTTCGGTGCGGGTCCATCTGCCGGTCACCGTGCGCGGCGACCGGCTGGGAGTGCTGTCCGTCACCCTGCCCTCGGCGGACACGGCCGCCGACTGCACGGCCGAGCTGGCCGAGGTGGCGGAGGTCCTGGGGCACGAGGTGATCGTCGCCGAGCGGGACACCGACCTGTATCTGCAGGCCCGGCGCAAGGACCGGCTCACCCTCGCCGCGGAGATGCAGTGGCAGCTGCTGCCGGCCCGCTCCTGCGCACGCCCCGAGTACGCGCTCGGCGCCCAGCTGGAGCCCGCCTACGCCGTGTTCGGCGACAACTTCGACTGGTCCGCCACGGCCGACCACCTGGCGCTCTACATCACCAACGGCATGGGCGAGGGCATCGAGGCCTCGCTGCTGACCAGCCTGGGCGTCAACGCGCTGCGCAACGCGCGCCGGGCGGGCCTGCCGCTCGCGGACCAGGCGGCCCTGGCCGACCAGGCGGTGTACGCCCACTACCGCGGTGACGCCCATCTGTCCGTGCTGATGCTGGATCTGCAACTGTCCACCGGCCGGCTGCAGGTCGTCGACGCCGGTTCGCCGCGGATGCTGCGCCTGCGCGACAGGACCGTCACGGCCGTCGACTTCGAGGAGCAGCTCCCGCTGGGCATGTTCGAGGAGACCGACTACTTCGTCCAGGAGTTCGCCGTCGAGCCCGGTGACCGGCTCGTCTTCGTCAGCGACGGGGTGCACGCGGTGGCCGCGCCGGGCGGCGAGAAGTACGGCGAACACGCGCTGGCCCGCGCCGTCACGGCCACCAGCCTGGTGCCGGCGGCCGAGGTCCCCGGGGCGGTCCTGCGGGAACTGACCGGACACCGCGGCGGCCCCGACCCGGACGACGACGCGCTGGTCGCCTGTCTCGACTGGTTCGGGGGACGTCCGGCGCCGTGA